Proteins from a genomic interval of Arthrobacter sp. CAN_C5:
- the ruvC gene encoding crossover junction endodeoxyribonuclease RuvC, with protein sequence MTLRVMGVDPGLTRCGLAVVDIEPNRRSSLVAVGVVGTPAGQDLDQRLLVISDAVDKWLDTHSPDVLAVERVFSQLNVSTVMGTAQASGVVIVAAARRGIPVALHTPTEVKAAVTGNGQSDKVAVTKMVTKILRLETAPKPADAADALALAITHAWRQGVATNRASASGGTATAAQRIWAEAEAKARRRR encoded by the coding sequence GTGACCCTGCGTGTGATGGGGGTGGATCCGGGCCTCACCCGCTGTGGTCTGGCCGTGGTCGACATCGAGCCCAACCGGCGGTCATCGCTCGTAGCGGTGGGGGTGGTTGGCACACCGGCCGGTCAGGACCTCGACCAGCGGCTGCTCGTCATTTCCGACGCGGTCGATAAGTGGCTCGATACCCATTCACCTGACGTGCTCGCCGTCGAACGGGTGTTCAGCCAACTCAACGTGAGCACGGTGATGGGCACAGCCCAGGCCTCCGGTGTGGTGATCGTCGCTGCCGCACGGCGTGGAATACCGGTGGCCCTCCACACACCCACCGAGGTGAAGGCCGCTGTCACCGGCAACGGCCAATCCGACAAGGTGGCGGTCACCAAGATGGTGACGAAAATCCTTCGGCTGGAAACCGCCCCCAAGCCGGCCGACGCCGCCGATGCCCTGGCCCTGGCCATCACCCACGCCTGGCGGCAGGGTGTTGCCACGAACCGGGCCTCCGCCAGCGGTGGCACCGCGACGGCAGCCCAGCGGATCTGGGCTGAAGCCGAAGCCAAGGCCCGACGGCGGCGCTAG
- a CDS encoding YebC/PmpR family DNA-binding transcriptional regulator, whose translation MSGHSKWATTKHKKAAIDAKRAKSFAKLIKNIEVAARAGGADMAGNPGLELAVQKAKKTSVPIDNINRAVKRGAGLLGDAVEYQTIMYEARGPQGSALLIECLTDNKNRAASEVRLGVTRNGGSMADPGSVSYLFTRKGVVTLPGNELTEDDLLLAVLDAGAEEVKETAGRFEVISEPQDLRAVVAGLEEAGIDYDTDEAEFVPSMQVELDADGARKFIRLVDALEDLDDVQNVYSNADLSDEVLAELDGDD comes from the coding sequence ATGTCGGGGCACTCTAAATGGGCAACCACCAAACACAAGAAGGCCGCGATTGATGCGAAGCGCGCCAAATCCTTTGCCAAGCTGATCAAAAATATCGAGGTGGCGGCGCGTGCAGGCGGCGCCGACATGGCTGGCAACCCCGGCCTGGAACTCGCTGTGCAGAAGGCCAAGAAGACGTCCGTGCCGATCGACAACATCAACCGCGCCGTGAAGCGCGGCGCCGGACTGCTGGGCGACGCCGTCGAATACCAGACCATCATGTATGAGGCCCGCGGACCGCAGGGTTCGGCCCTGCTGATCGAGTGCCTCACCGACAACAAGAACCGCGCCGCTTCGGAGGTCCGGTTGGGTGTCACCCGCAATGGTGGCTCGATGGCCGATCCAGGCTCGGTGTCCTACCTCTTCACCCGGAAGGGAGTGGTCACGCTCCCGGGCAACGAGCTCACCGAGGATGACCTTCTGCTCGCCGTGCTCGACGCCGGCGCCGAGGAAGTGAAGGAAACCGCCGGGCGTTTCGAGGTCATCTCCGAACCGCAGGATCTCCGGGCGGTCGTCGCAGGCCTGGAGGAGGCCGGTATCGACTACGACACCGACGAGGCCGAGTTTGTGCCGTCCATGCAGGTGGAGCTCGACGCCGACGGCGCCCGCAAGTTCATCCGCCTGGTCGACGCGCTCGAGGACCTGGACGACGTCCAGAACGTATATTCAAACGCCGACCTCTCCGATGAGGTACTGGCCGAGCTGGACGGCGACGACTGA
- the pdxT gene encoding pyridoxal 5'-phosphate synthase glutaminase subunit PdxT: MTTYPVPAPSGVHVGVLAVQGDVREHIRTIESLGGRASAIRRPSELAGIDGLIIPGGESTAIDKLTRAFDLADPLRELIMSGLPVYGSCAGMIMLADAIADPATDLSGNPQQTLGGLDIVVRRNAFGRQRDSFETDLEFAGLAPSSSGEVPPVRAVFIRAPWVERVGESVEVLAQVPAKAPASDAPHPDVDRVARIVAVRSGNLLATSFHPEVTGERRIHELFMQMIVRRTVDHVGAL, encoded by the coding sequence ATGACCACTTACCCCGTACCCGCCCCATCCGGCGTGCATGTTGGCGTGCTGGCTGTCCAGGGCGACGTGCGGGAACATATCCGCACCATTGAGTCCCTCGGGGGACGGGCCAGCGCCATCCGCCGGCCCAGCGAGCTGGCCGGGATTGACGGCCTCATCATCCCGGGCGGCGAATCCACGGCGATCGACAAACTCACCCGGGCCTTTGACCTGGCCGATCCGCTGCGGGAACTCATCATGTCGGGGCTCCCGGTCTACGGATCCTGCGCCGGAATGATCATGCTCGCCGACGCCATCGCCGACCCGGCCACCGACCTTTCAGGGAACCCACAGCAGACCCTCGGTGGGCTGGATATCGTGGTCCGCCGGAACGCCTTCGGTCGCCAGCGGGACTCATTCGAAACAGATCTCGAGTTCGCCGGGCTTGCGCCGTCGTCGTCGGGGGAGGTACCCCCGGTGCGTGCCGTGTTCATCAGGGCTCCCTGGGTGGAGCGGGTGGGGGAATCGGTCGAGGTACTCGCGCAGGTACCGGCGAAGGCCCCCGCTAGTGACGCGCCGCACCCGGATGTGGACCGGGTCGCTAGGATTGTTGCGGTGCGGTCGGGGAACCTGCTCGCCACCAGCTTTCATCCCGAGGTAACCGGGGAGCGGCGGATACACGAATTGTTTATGCAGATGATCGTAAGGAGAACGGTAGATCATGTCGGGGCACTCTAA
- a CDS encoding Mur ligase family protein — protein MFPFSVLVGKAVRRISRLRGGGSALPGLVVEKIDPGFMGRALTGLPHGVVVISGTNGKTTTTKMVVELLQGQGLTVFTNRTGSNFTRGVAAALLGEVNWRGRLKADVAVLELDEAHAVHFVKLVPPTHCLLLNVLRDQLDRFGEIDQTTRLLEQIAAKTTGTVVLNREDPRVAGIASTVHDAEVTYFGLDASLRSTFPNDDELRGDIGVAPPSSLPADVILEHVDGNTAMFLTDGESTSVDLRLRGVYNIFNAAAALATARTVLGGAINRAALFASLATVEPAFGRGESLVVDGKPLELVLVKNPSGFRLGLKSFDATGYATMIAINDNYADGRDMSWLWDVDFDSLGQAGVEMVSGVRAYDMALRLKYDDVDVRAVEPDTTAALKAFISATHDQPKRIFCTYTAMLAVRRDLSKITTVEVVS, from the coding sequence ATGTTTCCCTTCAGTGTGCTGGTCGGTAAGGCCGTGCGCCGCATCTCGCGGTTGCGTGGCGGAGGCTCGGCGCTGCCGGGCCTGGTCGTCGAAAAAATCGATCCGGGGTTCATGGGCCGCGCCTTGACCGGCCTGCCGCACGGAGTGGTGGTCATCAGCGGAACCAACGGGAAAACCACCACCACCAAGATGGTCGTGGAACTCCTCCAGGGTCAGGGCCTGACCGTGTTCACCAACCGCACCGGCAGCAACTTCACCCGCGGGGTGGCCGCCGCGCTGCTCGGCGAGGTGAACTGGCGAGGCAGGCTCAAGGCCGACGTCGCGGTCCTCGAACTCGATGAGGCGCACGCGGTCCACTTCGTGAAACTGGTCCCGCCCACCCACTGCCTGCTGCTCAATGTGCTGCGGGATCAGCTGGACCGCTTCGGCGAAATTGACCAGACCACGCGTCTGCTCGAACAGATCGCCGCGAAGACCACCGGTACCGTGGTGCTCAACCGCGAGGACCCCCGCGTCGCCGGGATCGCGTCGACCGTCCACGACGCCGAGGTCACCTACTTCGGGCTCGACGCGTCGTTGCGCAGCACCTTTCCCAACGACGACGAGCTGCGCGGGGACATCGGCGTCGCTCCCCCGTCGAGCCTCCCCGCCGATGTGATCCTCGAACACGTCGACGGGAACACTGCAATGTTCCTGACCGATGGCGAATCGACGAGTGTGGACCTGCGGCTCCGCGGTGTCTACAACATCTTCAACGCTGCCGCGGCGCTGGCAACCGCGCGCACCGTCCTCGGCGGGGCCATCAACCGTGCCGCCCTCTTCGCTTCCCTCGCCACCGTCGAGCCCGCTTTCGGCCGCGGTGAATCCCTCGTGGTGGACGGCAAGCCACTGGAACTGGTGCTGGTGAAGAACCCCAGCGGGTTCCGGCTCGGGCTGAAGTCGTTCGACGCGACCGGATACGCCACCATGATTGCCATCAACGACAATTACGCCGACGGCCGGGACATGTCCTGGCTCTGGGACGTCGACTTCGATTCCCTCGGACAGGCCGGGGTGGAAATGGTCAGCGGTGTCCGGGCCTACGATATGGCGCTGCGGCTCAAGTACGACGACGTCGACGTCCGCGCCGTCGAACCCGATACGACCGCGGCGTTGAAGGCGTTTATCAGCGCCACCCACGACCAGCCCAAGCGGATTTTCTGCACCTACACGGCCATGCTCGCGGTCCGCCGGGACCTCTCCAAGATCACAACAGTCGAGGTGGTTTCCTGA
- a CDS encoding type 1 glutamine amidotransferase translates to MSKGTLNILQLYPREMNIYGDWGNVLVLKQRLVWHGYTANILEHSAGDTFPEDVDLIIGGGGQDSGQLVIQQDLQAIAPKLRELAEDGLPMLVICGLYQLFGNFFKTHDGTVIPGIGILDLETHGTNERLIGNVVADSEEFGEIHGYENHSGQTRLGPGVRPLGTVTKGAGNNSQDGHEGARHLNVVASYLHGSLLPKNPAIADFLLRKATERKFGSFDAADLDDSLAELARRHAGARPR, encoded by the coding sequence ATGTCCAAAGGCACCCTGAACATCCTGCAGCTCTACCCCCGCGAAATGAACATTTATGGCGACTGGGGCAACGTCCTGGTGCTGAAACAGCGGCTGGTCTGGCACGGGTACACGGCGAACATCCTTGAGCACAGCGCCGGGGACACCTTTCCCGAAGACGTTGATCTGATCATCGGGGGCGGCGGACAGGACAGCGGCCAACTGGTCATCCAGCAGGACCTGCAGGCCATTGCCCCGAAGCTGCGCGAACTCGCCGAGGATGGTCTGCCGATGCTGGTCATCTGCGGGCTCTACCAACTGTTCGGCAATTTCTTCAAGACCCACGATGGGACGGTCATCCCGGGCATCGGGATCCTCGATCTGGAGACCCACGGCACCAACGAGCGCCTGATCGGCAACGTGGTCGCTGACAGCGAGGAGTTCGGGGAAATCCACGGCTACGAGAACCACAGCGGCCAGACCCGGCTGGGTCCCGGAGTCCGGCCGCTGGGCACGGTCACCAAGGGTGCCGGCAACAACTCGCAGGACGGCCACGAGGGCGCCCGCCACCTGAATGTCGTCGCGAGCTACCTGCACGGGTCGTTGCTGCCGAAGAACCCGGCCATTGCCGACTTCCTGCTCAGGAAAGCGACTGAGCGAAAGTTCGGCTCATTCGACGCAGCCGACCTCGACGACAGCCTCGCCGAGCTGGCGCGCCGTCACGCCGGGGCCCGTCCCCGCTAG
- a CDS encoding CapA family protein: MAATGDLLIHPGLWEQAAADAATAGTGDLDFEPLLAGQRGYLDQADLGICHMETPVALPEGPFSGYPQFNVPPQILDAARDVGYDACTTASNHTIDAGTEGLNRTLGVLDGLGLEHTGSYADEASSGEVMILQTPAARVAVIQATYGLNGLIPEQPWQVDLIDAAAMTAKARQARDEGADVVIAVIHVGDEYATMPNAQQVEVAHALADSGEVDFIYGHHTHSVLPIEKYNDTWIVYGLGNGVSELSPVHAVNNEGLMVRAQFAQDDGGDWTVSDLAWVPSIIVADPYRWCALAPDQPDGACTSPEREAEVSARIAAVVDTFGAVDDGAHLWDLTDDQ; the protein is encoded by the coding sequence GTGGCTGCCACCGGTGACCTGCTGATCCACCCGGGACTGTGGGAGCAGGCCGCCGCCGACGCCGCGACAGCCGGCACGGGGGATCTAGATTTTGAACCACTGCTCGCCGGGCAGCGCGGGTATCTCGACCAGGCCGATCTGGGAATCTGCCACATGGAAACCCCGGTGGCGTTGCCGGAAGGGCCGTTCAGCGGCTACCCCCAGTTCAACGTTCCCCCGCAGATCCTCGACGCCGCCCGTGACGTCGGCTACGACGCCTGCACCACCGCCAGCAACCACACCATCGACGCCGGCACTGAGGGGCTGAACCGCACCCTCGGTGTCCTGGATGGCCTGGGCCTGGAACATACCGGCTCCTACGCCGATGAGGCATCCTCCGGGGAAGTCATGATCCTTCAGACCCCCGCAGCCCGGGTGGCGGTCATCCAGGCGACCTACGGGCTCAACGGGCTGATTCCCGAGCAGCCGTGGCAGGTGGACCTGATCGACGCAGCCGCCATGACCGCCAAGGCCCGGCAGGCCAGGGACGAAGGCGCAGACGTCGTCATCGCCGTGATCCACGTCGGCGACGAATACGCGACGATGCCCAACGCACAGCAGGTGGAGGTGGCCCACGCCCTCGCCGACAGTGGGGAGGTGGACTTCATTTACGGCCATCACACCCACTCGGTGCTGCCGATCGAGAAATACAACGACACCTGGATTGTCTACGGCCTGGGAAATGGCGTCAGTGAACTGTCACCGGTCCACGCGGTGAACAACGAGGGGCTGATGGTGAGGGCCCAGTTCGCCCAGGACGACGGCGGCGACTGGACGGTCAGCGACCTGGCCTGGGTACCGTCCATCATCGTCGCCGACCCCTACCGCTGGTGCGCGCTGGCACCGGACCAGCCCGACGGTGCGTGCACCTCGCCCGAACGCGAGGCGGAGGTCAGTGCGCGGATCGCGGCGGTGGTCGATACGTTCGGAGCGGTCGACGACGGCGCCCACCTGTGGGATCTCACCGACGACCAGTGA
- a CDS encoding M3 family metallopeptidase, which translates to MSNPFLAPSTLPYQLPPFGLVQDDHYLPAFEAGFAEHLAEIESIVSSPEPASFENTIVALEKAGATLRRVALVFHNSSSAHSTPAIQALETEIAPRYAAHEDNISLNRGLFDRVRAVPTAGLDAEAVRLVEEYIRRFIRAGAQLDDDAQGKLRALNTELSQLSTDFQQRLLRDTNNSALLVDTADELAGLSADDIGSAAAAAETAGHPGKFLLTLILPTAQPAMETLTHRATRQRLHEASVNRGFADHENRTLGIAARMAELRADRAALLGFDSHAAAATDDQTAPSLDAIHRMLGQLAPAAVRNARAEVVDLEAAAGHPIEAWDWAYYSEKVRADKFDVDLAALRPYFELERVLQDGIFFAANKLYGLTFSERSDLEGYHPEVRVWEVRDADGGDLGLFLGDYYTRDTKNGGAWMNSFVEQSTLNGTHAVVVNNLNIPKPPAGEPTLLTFDQVVTTFHEFGHALHGLFSSVTYPTFSGTSVPRDFVEYPSQVNEMWILWPEVVANYAKHYQTGEPLPAETVDKLLAAQAWGEGFATTEYLGAALLDLAWHAIPAGTTVADPVEFEREALTQAGLDFSPVPPRYRTGYFKHIFAGGYSAAYYAYIWSEVLDADTVEWFKSAGGLTRENGDHFRTELLSRGNSIDPLQAFRNFRGRDALIDPLLTRRGLA; encoded by the coding sequence ATGAGCAACCCTTTCCTTGCACCCAGTACCCTGCCGTATCAGCTCCCACCCTTCGGGCTGGTCCAGGATGACCACTACCTGCCGGCTTTCGAGGCGGGGTTCGCCGAGCATCTCGCGGAAATCGAGTCGATCGTGTCCTCGCCGGAGCCGGCGTCCTTCGAGAACACCATTGTTGCCCTCGAGAAGGCCGGTGCCACCCTACGGCGGGTGGCACTGGTCTTCCACAACAGCTCCTCCGCGCATTCCACCCCCGCCATCCAGGCCCTGGAAACCGAGATCGCTCCCCGCTACGCGGCGCACGAGGACAACATTTCCCTCAACCGTGGCCTCTTCGACAGGGTCCGGGCGGTGCCGACCGCCGGGCTGGACGCCGAGGCCGTCCGCCTGGTCGAGGAGTACATCAGGCGGTTCATCCGCGCCGGCGCCCAGCTCGACGACGACGCCCAGGGCAAGCTGCGGGCCCTGAACACCGAGCTGTCCCAGTTGAGCACCGACTTCCAGCAGCGGCTGCTCAGGGACACCAACAACTCCGCGCTCCTCGTGGACACGGCTGACGAGCTCGCCGGTCTCTCGGCGGATGACATCGGATCGGCAGCAGCCGCAGCCGAAACCGCAGGCCACCCCGGGAAGTTCCTGCTCACCCTGATCCTGCCGACGGCGCAGCCGGCGATGGAGACCCTGACCCATCGGGCCACCCGCCAGCGGTTGCATGAGGCGTCGGTCAACCGCGGATTTGCCGACCATGAGAACCGGACCCTGGGCATCGCCGCCCGGATGGCCGAACTGCGGGCAGACCGGGCCGCACTGCTGGGTTTCGACAGCCACGCTGCGGCTGCCACCGACGACCAGACCGCCCCTTCACTGGATGCCATCCACCGGATGCTGGGGCAGTTGGCTCCGGCAGCGGTGCGCAACGCGCGGGCCGAGGTGGTGGACCTTGAAGCCGCCGCCGGGCACCCGATCGAGGCGTGGGACTGGGCGTACTACTCGGAGAAGGTGCGCGCCGACAAGTTCGACGTCGACCTCGCTGCCCTGCGTCCCTACTTCGAGCTGGAACGGGTGCTGCAGGACGGCATCTTCTTCGCCGCGAACAAGCTCTACGGCCTCACCTTTTCCGAACGGTCCGATCTCGAGGGCTACCATCCCGAGGTGCGGGTCTGGGAGGTCAGGGACGCCGACGGCGGAGACCTGGGCCTGTTCCTCGGCGACTACTACACCCGGGACACCAAGAATGGTGGCGCCTGGATGAACTCCTTCGTCGAGCAGTCGACGCTGAACGGCACCCACGCCGTCGTCGTCAATAACCTGAACATCCCCAAGCCGCCCGCGGGCGAGCCCACCCTCCTGACGTTCGACCAGGTGGTGACCACGTTCCACGAGTTTGGGCACGCCCTCCATGGCCTGTTCTCGTCGGTCACCTACCCGACCTTCTCCGGGACTTCCGTGCCCCGGGACTTCGTCGAGTACCCGTCACAGGTGAACGAGATGTGGATCCTGTGGCCCGAGGTGGTGGCCAACTATGCCAAGCACTACCAGACGGGTGAGCCGTTGCCGGCGGAGACCGTCGACAAGCTGCTCGCTGCGCAGGCCTGGGGCGAAGGTTTCGCAACCACCGAGTACCTGGGGGCAGCCCTGCTGGACCTGGCCTGGCATGCGATCCCGGCGGGGACCACTGTCGCGGACCCGGTGGAGTTCGAACGGGAGGCACTCACCCAGGCTGGCCTCGACTTCTCCCCCGTTCCGCCGCGGTACCGGACCGGCTATTTCAAGCACATCTTCGCGGGAGGCTACTCGGCCGCCTATTACGCGTACATCTGGAGCGAAGTGCTCGACGCCGACACCGTCGAATGGTTCAAGTCCGCCGGGGGCCTGACCCGCGAAAATGGCGACCACTTCAGGACCGAGCTGCTCTCCCGCGGCAACAGCATCGACCCGCTGCAGGCGTTCCGCAACTTCCGCGGCCGCGACGCCCTGATCGACCCGCTCCTCACCCGCCGCGGGCTGGCCTAG
- a CDS encoding GNAT family N-acetyltransferase: MVTIAACQRLQRSWFAAVSSATGGRMFTTHGSEWVWLPARRELILLFPLEISPAGIRPALAEATRLGAHRVGAWLGGGVKGSPLTGLGFSPGWQPWWMAARVQDPAAYDDAAATLTTEVPDYRGPLLQELRVVRSQPRQAWHAEARVDGSIAGAGYSFYPSGVSGLKGLGGIFTMEVLPEYQRRGLGTALLSRLSTAAAASGAENLALNATPQGFELYSRRGFELIGRGQTYWLEL, from the coding sequence ATGGTCACCATCGCGGCGTGCCAGCGCCTGCAACGTTCCTGGTTCGCCGCGGTGTCCTCGGCCACGGGCGGTCGCATGTTCACTACCCACGGGTCGGAGTGGGTCTGGCTTCCCGCGCGCCGGGAACTGATCCTGCTCTTCCCGCTGGAAATCTCGCCGGCCGGGATCCGGCCAGCCCTCGCCGAGGCGACCAGGTTGGGCGCCCACCGGGTGGGCGCCTGGCTGGGCGGTGGCGTCAAGGGTTCGCCCTTGACCGGGCTGGGTTTCAGCCCGGGGTGGCAACCCTGGTGGATGGCCGCCAGGGTTCAGGATCCGGCAGCGTACGACGACGCCGCCGCGACCCTCACCACCGAGGTCCCCGACTACCGCGGGCCACTGCTCCAGGAGCTGCGGGTGGTGCGGTCCCAGCCTCGTCAGGCGTGGCACGCAGAAGCGAGGGTGGACGGCTCCATTGCGGGCGCCGGGTACTCGTTCTACCCGTCGGGGGTTTCGGGTTTGAAGGGGCTGGGCGGCATCTTCACTATGGAGGTGCTGCCGGAGTACCAGCGACGTGGCCTGGGGACTGCGCTGCTGAGCCGGCTAAGCACCGCCGCTGCCGCCTCGGGTGCCGAAAACCTCGCACTGAACGCGACGCCGCAGGGTTTTGAGCTGTATTCGCGCCGGGGATTCGAGCTGATCGGCCGGGGTCAGACGTACTGGCTGGAGCTGTAG
- the pdxS gene encoding pyridoxal 5'-phosphate synthase lyase subunit PdxS, with product MSTVEETSTTAPVTGSSRVKRGMAEMLKGGVIMDVVTAEQARIAEDAGAVAVMALERVPADIRAQGGVSRMSDPDMIDSIIEAVSIPVMAKARIGHFVEAQVLQSLGVDYIDESEVLTPADYANHIDKWKFTVPFVCGATNLGEALRRLNEGAAMIRSKGEAGTGDVSNATMHMRKIRSEILRLSSMAEDELYVAAKELQAPFDLVKEVARTGKLPVVLFTAGGIATPSDAAMMMQLGADGVFVGSGIFKSGNPAERAAAIVKATTFHDDPDMIAKVSRGLGEAMVGINVDEIPEPHRLAERGW from the coding sequence GTGTCCACCGTTGAAGAAACTTCGACAACCGCGCCCGTGACCGGCAGCAGCCGGGTCAAGCGCGGCATGGCTGAAATGCTCAAGGGCGGCGTCATCATGGACGTTGTCACTGCCGAGCAGGCGCGCATCGCTGAAGATGCCGGCGCCGTAGCCGTCATGGCCCTGGAGCGCGTACCTGCCGATATCAGGGCGCAGGGCGGCGTGTCACGGATGAGCGACCCTGACATGATCGACAGCATCATCGAGGCGGTCTCCATCCCGGTGATGGCCAAAGCCCGGATCGGCCACTTCGTTGAGGCACAGGTGCTGCAGTCCCTCGGCGTCGACTACATTGACGAGTCCGAGGTATTGACCCCGGCCGACTACGCCAACCACATCGACAAGTGGAAGTTCACTGTTCCTTTCGTCTGCGGCGCCACCAATCTGGGCGAGGCGCTGCGCCGCCTCAACGAGGGTGCCGCGATGATCAGGTCCAAGGGCGAGGCAGGTACCGGCGACGTCTCGAACGCCACCATGCACATGCGGAAGATCCGTTCCGAGATCCTGCGCCTGTCCTCGATGGCTGAGGACGAGTTGTACGTGGCCGCCAAGGAACTGCAGGCACCCTTTGACCTGGTCAAGGAGGTTGCCCGTACCGGCAAGCTCCCGGTGGTGCTCTTCACCGCCGGCGGCATCGCCACCCCGTCCGACGCCGCGATGATGATGCAGCTCGGCGCTGACGGGGTCTTCGTGGGCTCGGGCATCTTCAAATCCGGCAACCCGGCCGAGCGTGCGGCGGCGATCGTGAAGGCGACCACCTTCCACGACGATCCCGACATGATCGCCAAGGTATCCCGTGGCCTCGGCGAGGCAATGGTCGGTATCAACGTCGACGAAATCCCGGAGCCACACCGCCTCGCAGAGCGCGGCTGGTAA
- the pgsA gene encoding phosphatidylinositol phosphate synthase: MLNKYARRFFTSLFSPLAKLLLKWGVSPDAVTIVGTLGVVVGALVFYPMGELFWGTVFITVFVFSDLVDGIMARIKGAGGTWGNFLDSTLDRIADGALFAGVAIWFFGGGDNAPIAIAALACLVLGMLVSYARAKAESLGFTANVGIAERAERLVSVLVVTGLTGLGLPEVVLLTVLILLALASTATVIQRVAAVHKQAMASSGSH, translated from the coding sequence ATGCTGAATAAGTACGCGCGCAGGTTCTTCACCTCGCTGTTCAGCCCCCTGGCTAAGCTGCTCCTCAAATGGGGAGTCTCGCCTGACGCGGTGACCATTGTCGGCACCCTCGGCGTCGTCGTCGGTGCGCTGGTGTTCTACCCGATGGGCGAACTGTTCTGGGGGACGGTGTTCATCACGGTGTTCGTGTTCTCCGACCTGGTGGACGGCATCATGGCTCGCATCAAGGGTGCGGGAGGGACCTGGGGAAACTTCCTCGATTCGACCCTCGACCGGATTGCTGATGGCGCCCTGTTCGCCGGGGTGGCCATCTGGTTCTTCGGCGGCGGAGACAACGCCCCCATTGCGATTGCCGCGCTGGCGTGCCTCGTCCTCGGGATGCTCGTGTCCTATGCGCGGGCGAAGGCCGAATCGCTGGGCTTCACCGCCAACGTTGGCATCGCCGAACGCGCCGAACGGCTGGTGTCGGTGCTGGTGGTGACCGGCCTGACCGGGTTGGGACTCCCCGAAGTGGTACTGCTCACGGTGCTGATTCTGCTGGCTCTTGCGAGCACGGCCACAGTGATCCAGCGGGTAGCGGCTGTCCACAAACAGGCGATGGCCTCCAGCGGAAGCCACTAG
- a CDS encoding HIT domain-containing protein, whose product MEGTTGADGANADGNYPGDDDVRDDFELAGVPDAFQRLWTPHRMAYIKGGQSQFKDKDCPFCVAPSRTDEESLIVHRGTYAYVILNLFPYNPGHLLICPYRHVPDYTDVDTAETIEIAELTQTAMRVLREVAKATGFNLGMNQGITGGAGIAAHLHQHVVPRWGGDGNFLPIIAQTKAITQTLDEVRTQMADAWPQPSGVAPSGEKTGQAGGTDAE is encoded by the coding sequence ATGGAAGGTACTACGGGGGCTGACGGGGCGAACGCCGACGGGAATTATCCCGGCGACGACGACGTAAGGGACGACTTCGAGCTTGCCGGGGTGCCCGACGCTTTCCAGCGCCTGTGGACTCCGCACCGGATGGCCTACATCAAGGGCGGCCAATCCCAGTTCAAGGACAAGGACTGCCCGTTCTGTGTGGCACCGTCGCGTACCGACGAGGAATCCCTCATCGTGCACCGCGGCACGTACGCCTACGTGATCCTCAACTTGTTCCCGTACAACCCGGGTCACCTGCTGATCTGCCCGTACCGCCACGTTCCCGACTACACCGACGTCGACACCGCCGAGACCATCGAAATCGCCGAGCTCACCCAGACGGCGATGCGCGTGCTGCGGGAGGTGGCCAAGGCCACCGGATTCAACCTCGGAATGAACCAGGGAATAACCGGAGGCGCCGGAATCGCAGCGCACCTGCACCAGCACGTGGTGCCGCGGTGGGGCGGCGACGGGAACTTCCTGCCGATCATCGCCCAGACCAAGGCAATCACCCAGACATTGGATGAGGTGCGGACCCAGATGGCTGACGCCTGGCCCCAGCCGTCAGGGGTCGCGCCATCGGGCGAGAAGACCGGGCAGGCCGGTGGCACCGATGCTGAATAA